Sequence from the Solea senegalensis isolate Sse05_10M linkage group LG1, IFAPA_SoseM_1, whole genome shotgun sequence genome:
gggttGATTGAAATGGCGTGTGCCTGGCTGAAGGGAGCCAGTGAGGGACAAAGCCCCTGCGAAGCCACGGCCACTCGAGCAATTATTCCTCCACGCTGCATTTGGATTAGTGCAATGGAAAGAAGCATATGTTTGGCCCGGGGCGACACTCCCCCCCCTGGCTGACTGCAGAGGATGCAgggtgagacacagagaaagagggagcgAGGAGAGGCGAGAGAGAATGGCTGAAACTAGAATGTAAACTGCATTAACCGACTGGAGcaatattaacacattttaatccacgtattaataatatatagttGTGAGTGCACGTGTCTTTTGTGAATGAACCGTATTTGGGCTGAATTATTGAGCTGTACCACGAGACCTTTTGTTTATTCAGAGTGACTTAATGTGTTCTAATCGATTAGCTAATGTCTCGAGTAATCAAGGGCGATTTGGTGAAGTCATTGACCTCTCTTGGCTTCTGAGACCCTGACTCGCATAGAGTGGGCAGGGGGCCCGCAGAGGGGGTCAGCGCCAGGCAAGAGGGGCCAAAGCCCCAAATGACGGCTGATGTCAGAGTTGAGGACAATTAGCCATTTTGCGCTTCATTGCGAACTTTAAAGTCGCATAATGTGATTGAGCCAATGGCCGTATCAAATGTCATTCACCCAAGTCGCTtattattaacagtttaaaatgagtttaagaATAAAGGGGAAGTAGCTCAAATTGACAGCAATCACTTTGCAGAAAAACCTGTCCCTCATCTGTTTCTCATCATTTCGCAGCCTTTTCCCCTCTCCTGGTATTTCGAGAACAGATCAACATGTTTAGTCCTTTAAAATCCTCTATCAAAACATCTCTCGAACATTAATGAGGAAAAACTTTCCAGCCTTCTTGTGTGGACGCCAATTCTTTGCAAAGGCCgagactttctttttctttttttcctatttctttttttccaaagtgCTGGTCAGTAACAGCGACTTTAAACAATCACTCCAATCTCCATCAGCCTCAGATCTCTCTGTTTAAATGTCAGAGAGGGACAGCTGGGTTAAAATCAAATTCCAGTCATACCAATATAACATTTGTGGCAGcgcagtgaagaaaaaaaaatctgggcCTTGTTGCCCTATATCCTCCCATGCAGGCATCTCCAAAGCAATGCCTCCAAGCAGTTACAGTGCAGACTGTTGTAGTGGTGGTGCTACAGGGTAATTAGGCCACGCAGACACTCCTTTCACCGAGCAGTGATCTCAACAGCATCAGCGAAATACTTTCTGACCACAAAACACGGCTGCTATGGCGCGTAAAAAGTGGATGGGGGCCACATTTGTGGAGGACTGATGAGCGCAGCAGTGATGTGCAGCTGGTTGTAGATGAAAAGTTGCGTTACATGGCCGACACATAATGTTCAGTAGAATGCGACTGGCGCGTggagaataaatgtgtttggggTATGAGCACGCAAACACCAATTTGTCCTGCAAATTAATTCACAGAACACGcgccatttatttaaatgtatttaaatatttgatgcAGCAGCTTTggagacacataaacacaaacacacacacacaccaaccgTCTACACCAGTATTAGCCACACAAAAACatagtttaaataaaaatgtaaagtttaacaccctaaaataaaactgaatacatCTCATTTCGTTAATTCTGCAGAATATTTGATAACATATTAATTGCAAAAGCAGCTGTAATTGGTTTTAGCTCAGAAGCAGCAGTTATGGATTtaatcttttttccttttttttccaaatgactTTTGCTGCCTCCACCTGATAAAAATGTGCGTAAAACGGCAAGACAATGAGATTTTCAGTCGCTTTAACACCCCAAttccattacacacacagacacaatgacaGGCCCTGCGATCCTCCTCATCTTTGCACTAATAATGCGCGCAAATATAGCGCACTCCATTGTTCCGGATACCACTCTTTCTAATGCGTTCGTTTCACCCCCaaaaactgttttcattcaCGCAAACCCCGATACATTTATTAAACAACATTAGCATTAATGACACACGTGATGGGCTTCCCCTTTTCGTTAATACCAAATGAACGCTTTTTTTAATACGATTGCTTTCCCTTAAAGTGACTATTTATGCCATttttccctctccccctcctcacaTCCACCACAGCAGGAGCAGCCGGctatagtctctctctctctcccctttatGAGTGAGCTATTGTGCCTGAGGACAGGATCCCACACACAATCTGAGGACTGAGCCAACAAAAACAGGGCCTGACAGACAATGCTCCGCTTCACCTGCTCCAGCACCGTGCATCGCAATTATGCCAAGGACATGTACAGTTAGGTTTCATTCACCCTGCTGCAAAACAACTGCCTCAGAATTAAAGCAGAGAATCAGGCAGATACAAAAAATAGTAGAAAGAGGGGTGTATATCACCCCGCTCTCTATCTATCTCCTAGTGTTACAGTATTTTAAGCTGCATGGTTACCAGACAATGAAATAGGGGGGAAAACGCAAGAAAACACCACCTAGATGCATCCATCACTGGACTGATTCATGCTCCAGACGAGATTGATTTCGAGCTATAGGTGCCACACGCCATCAATACACAATCAAACTCAACTCAAATGTTATGCAACGGCCtcctctcccgctctctctttctctctctctgcaaaaacaatataataataacagaaaagaaaaagggccAGCATCACATCCACGCAGAGAGACAGTGCACATTTGCAGAGCCACTCAGCCAAACACAGCGAAATTAAATAGCACTTAGAAAGGGGAGATTAGTTATGAGAGTGTTATGATTGTATCACCACAcaccaaataaagaaaaaaaaaatatataataaaggAAAATATCTACACAAATGCAGCATACTGCGCGCTGATTGTTCATTGATTACAccgagagagagggggaaacaaCATAGCCTAACAAATATTTGATGCATGTCTTTGAATAAGGCTCCAACACAGAATAAacgagggtggggggggggagccAAATATAGACCACAACACAACCAAACAGTGCACACCAGGCCCATATACATCTCGGAGGGTTTTAGCTGGAgggttgctgctgctgctgctgctgctgcacacttcAAACGCGAATATATCCATTGTTGTGCGCCACTTGGCCTGCACAGGATCCTGTGCTCTGAACTAGGGAGTTTAaagtaagattttttttattatacttgAGGGAAACAATGAGTTCAGCCACTTATTGGAGAGAGCAATTGTCAAGGGAGACTTAAGCTCAATTACTGTAGCCGTTCaggatgtggaaaaaaaaaaaaaaaaaaaaataccaggactttaacataaaaaacaccCAGGCTATCAACCAAATAATAGAAATTTTAAAGATATGAATAAAAATCGAGATGAAGCgtatcaaatatttatttttttcagggCAACAAAGGACTATAATACATTGACAGGCATGGGAACTATTGCCAGCACATGTCTATACAATACAGCTAAAACCGCCTCCAATTGTGGACATTATCGGACATAACAAGATAATCAGGTGGTCcccaaatcaaatgttttttgagcgtctttcaacatttttttttctttaaaaaaaaaataaaataaaaaaaaatacaatattccATTTATTGCTTTTATGGTGCTCAAGGAGAGAAAACAAGGGGTGAAACGTATTCTGATTGGCACAACACATAAAAGCTTGTATAAAAACgaaaatagaaacacacacgcacacacgaaaaaaaaacagttctcCTCAGGGTGTCACTTATGCtctgtttcaaattaaaaactgaaataagaatgatatatatatatagatagagagagagagagagaaatggaagtttatttctattaaatttGTTCACTTGCTTCAATGTCGCCTCAACATGCTACAAGAGGGCTGAATTGAAATATcccagagaaataaaaaatacccCAAACTTGTTTtctaggaaaaaaaaagaaagaaaaaaaaacataaaatcacatGAAGAACTAACCGAATATCCAAACCCACTAAAACAGGAGGCaccagataaataaaaaaaggaagtttAAACAGACGCACCATATTTACAATTCCcattaaattacacataaataaatatatacatacatgaaCACCGATTCCCTTATATAACCGCGAATCGTGTTGAAATTCAAAAAGTTCAAGTTGGTCgcttggagagagagagagagacagtgagtgagagagtctACAACGGAAGTCATGACAGGGAGCTCTGTGgaatttctctttgttttcaagtTTATTATTCACAATACTGATAAGAATTCATCCTCTTTTAGCTTCGATTTTGTCACAATCGTAAAATGGAGACATAGAGGGAAGGGGGGGCGGTGGTTGGGGGGGTTGGTGTCCGCTGGATTTCAGTCCATTCGCTGCAGCTcataaaaaaagggggagtACATAAAAAGTCCTGTGGCTGAGGCAGTCGGCCTAGTACACCTTCTCCTCGCCCTGCAGGAGCTGATCCTCCGCagcctgttttttctttttctttttcttttcttttttcttttttaaataacatttcatgTGGTTCAGCTGTTGGaggagcaagaagaagaagaaggaggagtagaagaagaagatgatgaagaagaagaagaaaacacttgcGTCATTTCCTCGTGGATCCAAAGTGGGGGGATgtagaaacaaaacatgtaaaaccACGCAAGATCAGGAAGTGGCACAATTAACTTTATCAATAGTATTTATAAggtatttataatatttatattggATGGGCAGGGGCCGGGCCGAGGCGCGTGGTCGGTGTAGAAGAAGGGCCCTTCTTGAGTTTGGCCCCACAGTGAAGTTAAAGGATGGAAacatcactttctgtgtttctcgTCTTTGTCTCCGCCTTTAGTGCCGTTATCTGAGTGACTGTTTGGGTTGTTGTTGAGGTACATTTTGTCCATGGCTTTGATAGCCTCGGTTAGATAGTTCTGCAGGGCCGTGACGGCCGCGCACAGTGCCGGGGTCCCAAAACCGTGCGAGATTAGACTGAAGTGGGTCAAGCAGCTCTGGATTCCCGGTTCAAGAATGGGCTGCGGCCGTGAGTTCCCCAGCGGCGAACGGTCCTGGGACAGCAGGTCCGTGAACTCTTTGCACACTTGCCTAAAAAACAGACGGAGCAGCAGCATTAGTGACCCACGTTATCACAAATCTGCTCCATGGAAAccccctcccaaaaaaaaaaaaaaacgtgacgCGCGCAGACGTGACAAGTTGTTTACAAGTCATCCCAACAATGTCACGTGGCACACATCCCTGCGcgtaaaaaacaataaatacatttttaaacactgacatttcagAGTCACTTAGCGCTGCAGGTGCGCCACATTGTAAAACGTGACGTGAAAAGTCAACAGACttcgagagagaaaaaataatatatatatatatatatatatatatataactaaaaacagcaatttagAAATGAATCTCTTAATTCTGAAATAGTTAAATAATAGAGTAGATGTGAGCTGGTGGGGGGaatcaaataataatgtatataatcaGATGTAAGTTCAATTAAGATAAAAGGCTGATTATATACACCACCCCTGTAAATAAGCACAGGCTGTATAAAATCGCAAAGGTATCCTCTCTATTTCACGCACGTGTTAAACGCGTAATGATCAGTTGACAGCTGTTTTGATTATAGCAGCCCATCGTcgatatgtttttattgatgatgTGGGccgttattttttttttttttatttacatatattttgcTTATCTGCGCCTCGTGAGGGATCCAGTGAACGCTCAGTCAAACATAAGCAGTGGTAGCAGCGCTGGATGAGAACCAGCTATCTGTCAGTGTCACTGAAATCACAGGACACACGAGAGGCTGCAGCGCGAgggggggaagaagaagaaagaggcctgcactgattttattttcaccttctttttttttaattaattgatcGCGtcatatcatttaaataaaaatgaaaataagtgtGTCTTAGTGGAATCCATAATTAAGAGAGACGTCAAGTTCAATTTGtatgtgagggagagaaagtgtgtgagcGACAGagattatttttatcatcattattattattaggttaGAAAATGTActgataataacaatagtaagaataataataacaacaacaataataataatagtaaaaagaaaattctgaaatgaaaacaaatattaatctTTAAAttaggtgtgtgtctgtgtttgtgtttgtgtgcgcgtgggtgtgtgtgtgtggcacaggcCGGCATGCATTCAATGtaacacacagtgaaatgtgaTAATAGCACTTACTTCGTGGCCAAtagcatgttttttctttggaCTTGTTCGTTTGGGTCGGAATGCTGACGGTTTACATATTCTGCTACTGCCTTGGCTGGAAACTCGGTCTCGCATACATAACCAAAATCCCTGGCAAGATGCACAGCTTCTCCTGAGAAcgaaagagggaaaaaacaaggGATGAGGGGGGGAAGAAATATACGAGATTGGATACGTTTGTTTATTAAATATGGTTCCATCAAATTCCGAGCAGTTCACACTCTGTGACTGGACTATAACACATGATTAATCCGATGTGAACACAGCGTCCACTCTGTTTACGCGTGGAGACAGCGGGGTTATGGCACCTGTGCCTCCCTAACAACATTAATGATGATGAGAACAATAATAGCCTGTGATAATAAAACAGCCCAGCGAGCTGTCAATACACATCAAGCGGCCTCCTCCGTGCCGTGAGAACCGCTTCAATATGGAGGAGAAACAATAAGTGGATATGAAATATAGACACGGCATCATGCTTAACACCATGTCATTGATTACCAATGCCTGCACATTATTGGAAGTCCAGcagatcacagacacagacgtgGAGAGGCAATTTTGAAGGGATGTATCTAAATCTCACTTTTCCTTCATATACTTCAGCTATGCAGGTTTtattcactctctctcgctctctcgttctcttttttcctccacgtCTTTGGTTTTAATTTCCTGAAGCAGTTGAGTTTGACTGCGGGGCTTCCTGTCCATAAGCCTCTGCTCCGGAAGAACGCATGCGCCAATTAGCATCAAAGCTCATGTCCAGTAAACTAGTTTCCATAAAATGGTGGAGACCATAAACAATGACAGCTCTTCAAAAAACGCAGTGTCTCTTCACTAAATGACCGGCTGCCTTCACATCACCcacccccctcccacccccaccTCCATCTCTCTTCCCCCCCTTCCTCCCTGCCACCACCCCCTTATTACCCGGAATCATACATTTCTCCAGGCTCATTACAATACAGCCACCAAATTTCTACGGAGCACAATGAATATTGCATTCGGTCCTCGTCTGTAATAATGATTAACAGGGACCAATGAACCATCGCAGGCTTTCACCTTTGGAAACACCAAATACCACTGCACTGAATAATCAGGTTCAACTCTGCAAGCAAAATGGATTTATCCAGACGCGTAAAAAGGCATCTTCTCAGCGCACCATGGCGGACTAATTTATTCTTTAATAGGCCCAAAACATATAGCTCCCAATAGGTCAGAGGCACATTTGCATGCAACAAAAATCTTCGCTGAAAACCAGGAGCCTGGGAAGCTATTAACGCAAGAATTAAGtcgccatttaaaaaaacaaaacaaaaagcagaccTGCGCAGCCACAGCGCATGGCTGTATTAATGTTTGAAACAATGCAGGGTTAATAAATCAATCGACTTCTCATCCGTGAGGTGAAACAGCTCAGCGGTGCCCAATAAACAAGCAGCACTCAATAATTAACTGGACTTCAACACAAACTCATCCGGCGTGTAAACTAGGCCATGCAGCCGTGGACCTGCAAGTGCGCTCCTGAAAGCGAAGGCCAACGCTCTGCAGAGCCACGAGAATCAACCAGCACtgttctccctcctctcctctcctctctctttccacacacacacacacacacacacacacacccttcatGGTTTATTACTTGCGAGGCAAAGTCGGTCCACATTACACGGATGAGCGCATATGctgatttaaaacacagagaaagaacgagagtgagagggagagaaagacacagagagagagagagaaaaaatccCAGTTTGCAAGCACCTGGTATCGCGGGAGCAATAAGAGTGAGAACGTGATTTACTGCACCCGACTTACCCTCGACTAGTGACGTCAGCAAGGTGACGTTGGCTGCCTTGCGTCTGCCCGCAGGTAGATTCAAGCCGATTTTATCCAGCTTCTCCCTTAAGGATCTTCCTCCATTCTTAGACTTGGCCCTGTGACagtaaaacaaagcagaaattCATTGTGGTGATGCTCATGTGGATGACTTCCACTGAGTGGGCAGATATTTGAGCAAGGAGATTGTTGGGGTTggttgtttgggtttttttttttttgcctttttataaTTATGCAAAGATGCTGCAAAGCAAACATTTgtaatttataaaatatatgatCTTGCTTTAATGAATGTATGGTCAAGGAAGTTGTGgtttgcaaacaaaaaactcCCTTCCTGTCCCTGTACTTTTTCATCATAATAATATTGTAATCCCTcataatatcacacacacaaacatatgccAGTAAATACATGTGGCCTCAGCTCTATAATTAAAAGTGATTGGACTCGATGTGGCCAGCTTTATATCCTCCTCCACATCCCTGATGCAAACTAACACTAAAAAAAACGAGTCGCAGCcttgttttcagcagcagacaAATACTGTacgaaatgaatgaataaataaataagagccTACTTAATAGGCAGAGCTGCGTGTCTGCAGCACTTCACTAGACAGTTCACCAGAGAccaatgttttcatgtgtaatGCCTTCACTGGGCCTATAGAGCTGAGGGTTGAAACAGACTAGGCCTACATTAatttagagggagagagaaggagagggagagatccAGTGCTAGAGAAGTTAATAGGGAATTTAACAGACCCCTCCTGCTTTAAATGCAGGAGCTAGGTGTCATGGTTGGTCGATTTTAATTATTCTTGctacagaagagagagagagagagatgcatgTTCactgggagagtgagagagctcacaaacacacagcacaggtaaagagagagaggcttttTTTGCAGCCCTCCAGTCAGACTCACCTCCTCAACACCCCGCCCAGCAGTGAAGCGTTGAGGCACTCGGGCGGCGAGAGGCGTCTCTGCACCTCGGCCACCGTGACCTTGTACTTTGATGTGGAGCTGAGGAGGGAAAGGCGACCCGGTACCGAGCAGAACACCTCGTTTGGGTTCACCACCCCTCCGAAAAGTCCGTCCTTATTTACGGGGATGGAGGAAACATTATTGTTCTTGGATAAAGATACTGGACCTAGAAgccagggagagagggagagtgggggaggaggggaggagagagagagagagacaccatgCTCAGTGAGTTTCATGCAATGTAGAGCCTTAACTAAATGAGAAGGGAGGATTTAGGCCCCGGATTTAGAGTTTAACACCACATGTACGCGTTCAGCAACAATGGCACGCGGAGAAAAGCGACCCATTACTTCCAAATCataattaataatagtaataacaataataacaagtgTGGTATTGCATGTATGTGTTCATAAACTGAATCAAATAATCAGTATtttaacacagcagcagaaagcaCGCTCTCCTCaaatatcctttttttatttaccccCTCTCAGTTTTATTATGTTCGCCATTCAAACCCGATAGATTTGATAAAGTCTGCCCGTTCTGACGTTTCTCCCGTTTCcagcaaaaaacacaccacaacacCGTCGCCCGTGTGTGATT
This genomic interval carries:
- the tfap2a gene encoding transcription factor AP-2-alpha isoform X4; translation: MLVHSFSAMDRHDGTSNGTARLPQLGGVGQSPYTSAPPLSHTPNSDFQPPYFPPPYQPIYPQSQDPYSHVNDPYSLNSLHAQPQPQHPSWPGQRQSQESGLLHQHRSLPHQLCREYRREVLLPSGHGIDTGLSDSIPIHGIPHSLEDVQPVEDQGIHIPDQTVIKKGPVSLSKNNNVSSIPVNKDGLFGGVVNPNEVFCSVPGRLSLLSSTSKYKVTVAEVQRRLSPPECLNASLLGGVLRRAKSKNGGRSLREKLDKIGLNLPAGRRKAANVTLLTSLVEGEAVHLARDFGYVCETEFPAKAVAEYVNRQHSDPNEQVQRKNMLLATKQVCKEFTDLLSQDRSPLGNSRPQPILEPGIQSCLTHFSLISHGFGTPALCAAVTALQNYLTEAIKAMDKMYLNNNPNSHSDNGTKGGDKDEKHRK
- the tfap2a gene encoding transcription factor AP-2-alpha isoform X1, whose product is MEDSSLSESEVENKGMNGRNETAGVSTALSAGFSPSSEDRHDGTSNGTARLPQLGGVGQSPYTSAPPLSHTPNSDFQPPYFPPPYQPIYPQSQDPYSHVNDPYSLNSLHAQPQPQHPSWPGQRQSQESGLLHQHRSLPHQLCREYRREVLLPSGHGIDTGLSDSIPIHGIPHSLEDVQPVEDQGIHIPDQTVIKKGPVSLSKNNNVSSIPVNKDGLFGGVVNPNEVFCSVPGRLSLLSSTSKYKVTVAEVQRRLSPPECLNASLLGGVLRRAKSKNGGRSLREKLDKIGLNLPAGRRKAANVTLLTSLVEGEAVHLARDFGYVCETEFPAKAVAEYVNRQHSDPNEQVQRKNMLLATKQVCKEFTDLLSQDRSPLGNSRPQPILEPGIQSCLTHFSLISHGFGTPALCAAVTALQNYLTEAIKAMDKMYLNNNPNSHSDNGTKGGDKDEKHRK
- the tfap2a gene encoding transcription factor AP-2-alpha isoform X2; the encoded protein is MKMLWKLTDNIKYEDCEDRHDGTSNGTARLPQLGGVGQSPYTSAPPLSHTPNSDFQPPYFPPPYQPIYPQSQDPYSHVNDPYSLNSLHAQPQPQHPSWPGQRQSQESGLLHQHRSLPHQLCREYRREVLLPSGHGIDTGLSDSIPIHGIPHSLEDVQPVEDQGIHIPDQTVIKKGPVSLSKNNNVSSIPVNKDGLFGGVVNPNEVFCSVPGRLSLLSSTSKYKVTVAEVQRRLSPPECLNASLLGGVLRRAKSKNGGRSLREKLDKIGLNLPAGRRKAANVTLLTSLVEGEAVHLARDFGYVCETEFPAKAVAEYVNRQHSDPNEQVQRKNMLLATKQVCKEFTDLLSQDRSPLGNSRPQPILEPGIQSCLTHFSLISHGFGTPALCAAVTALQNYLTEAIKAMDKMYLNNNPNSHSDNGTKGGDKDEKHRK
- the tfap2a gene encoding transcription factor AP-2-alpha isoform X3 produces the protein MSIMGMMGEWQDRHDGTSNGTARLPQLGGVGQSPYTSAPPLSHTPNSDFQPPYFPPPYQPIYPQSQDPYSHVNDPYSLNSLHAQPQPQHPSWPGQRQSQESGLLHQHRSLPHQLCREYRREVLLPSGHGIDTGLSDSIPIHGIPHSLEDVQPVEDQGIHIPDQTVIKKGPVSLSKNNNVSSIPVNKDGLFGGVVNPNEVFCSVPGRLSLLSSTSKYKVTVAEVQRRLSPPECLNASLLGGVLRRAKSKNGGRSLREKLDKIGLNLPAGRRKAANVTLLTSLVEGEAVHLARDFGYVCETEFPAKAVAEYVNRQHSDPNEQVQRKNMLLATKQVCKEFTDLLSQDRSPLGNSRPQPILEPGIQSCLTHFSLISHGFGTPALCAAVTALQNYLTEAIKAMDKMYLNNNPNSHSDNGTKGGDKDEKHRK